Proteins encoded in a region of the Nocardia asteroides genome:
- a CDS encoding ABC transporter permease codes for MASTYTPPAMQPVRAVGKAAMVPVHANQRIGHQAFTFVRAVVAIPFVLKHYRKEVARLIADVGWGNGSLIVGGGTIGVVVILCAFGGIIVGMESFTALNLLTMSPLTGAISGFATTRELAPILATLAFAIQAGCRFTAQLGSMRISEEIDALESIAIRPLPYLVSTRMIAATLTIIPLYSIGLATAYLTTKITVLFLGGTAAGTYDHYFFQFLIGPDVFFSLLKVVVFVLLATFIQCYYGYVATGGPEGVGVAAGQAIKMVIVVMVFANLFLTLTIWGIDPGFRISG; via the coding sequence ATGGCCAGCACCTATACGCCGCCCGCGATGCAGCCGGTGCGGGCCGTCGGGAAAGCCGCCATGGTTCCGGTGCACGCCAATCAGCGCATCGGGCACCAGGCCTTCACTTTCGTTCGAGCGGTCGTGGCGATCCCCTTCGTGCTGAAGCACTATCGCAAGGAAGTGGCGCGGCTGATCGCCGACGTCGGCTGGGGCAACGGCTCGCTCATCGTCGGCGGCGGCACGATCGGCGTCGTGGTGATCCTGTGCGCCTTCGGCGGGATCATCGTCGGGATGGAGTCGTTCACGGCGCTGAACCTCCTCACCATGTCGCCGCTGACCGGCGCGATCTCCGGTTTCGCCACCACCAGGGAGCTGGCGCCGATCCTCGCGACGCTGGCCTTCGCGATCCAGGCCGGTTGCCGCTTCACCGCGCAGCTCGGTTCGATGCGCATCTCCGAAGAGATCGACGCCCTGGAATCCATCGCCATCCGTCCGCTGCCGTATCTGGTCAGCACCAGGATGATCGCGGCGACGCTGACCATCATCCCGCTCTACAGCATCGGTCTCGCCACCGCGTACCTGACGACGAAGATCACCGTGCTGTTTCTGGGCGGCACCGCGGCGGGCACCTACGACCACTATTTCTTCCAGTTCCTGATCGGACCGGACGTGTTCTTCTCCCTGCTGAAAGTCGTGGTGTTCGTCCTGCTCGCGACGTTCATCCAGTGCTACTACGGCTACGTTGCCACCGGCGGCCCCGAGGGTGTCGGGGTGGCCGCCGGACAGGCGATCAAGATGGTGATCGTCGTGATGGTCTTCGCGAATCTGTTCCTGACCCTGACGATCTGGGGCATCGATCCCGGATTCCGGATCTCGGGGTAA
- a CDS encoding ABC transporter permease, with product MTVPTLHRGPADPVGGASELEKIVDSVSGLWRRHPQRSLETLGRQVMLGRDALAQLIVSLVRRRFPYQEFIKQCAFMANVSAAPTVFVAIPIAVVVSIQVGALVNQVGATTFIGAVAGLGIIRQGAPLVSALMVAGAVGSAICADLGSRTIREEIDAMMVMGVDPVRRLVAPRLAAAVLVSVLLCGFVVFVGFATAYMFNVYAQSGTPGSFISSFASFAVANDLLVALVKAAIFGMLTAVIACDIGLHAHGGPGGVANAVNSAVVSSALMLFATNIILTQLYNTLFPTKVV from the coding sequence GTGACTGTCCCCACCCTCCATCGCGGGCCCGCCGACCCTGTCGGCGGAGCGAGCGAGCTGGAGAAGATCGTCGACAGCGTCTCGGGGCTGTGGCGCAGGCACCCGCAGCGATCGCTCGAGACATTGGGGCGGCAAGTCATGCTCGGCCGGGACGCGCTCGCGCAACTGATCGTCTCTCTGGTGCGCCGTCGTTTCCCTTACCAGGAATTCATCAAGCAGTGCGCGTTCATGGCGAACGTCTCGGCCGCGCCGACGGTGTTCGTCGCGATTCCCATCGCGGTGGTCGTCTCCATCCAGGTCGGCGCGCTCGTCAACCAGGTCGGCGCGACGACGTTCATCGGCGCGGTGGCCGGTCTCGGCATCATCCGCCAAGGCGCGCCCTTGGTGTCGGCGCTGATGGTGGCGGGCGCGGTGGGCTCCGCGATCTGCGCCGACCTCGGCTCCCGGACGATCCGGGAAGAGATCGACGCGATGATGGTGATGGGCGTCGACCCGGTGCGCCGCTTGGTCGCGCCGCGGCTGGCGGCGGCGGTGCTGGTCAGCGTCCTGCTCTGCGGCTTCGTGGTCTTCGTCGGCTTCGCGACCGCCTACATGTTCAACGTCTACGCCCAATCCGGGACGCCGGGCTCGTTCATCAGCTCGTTCGCCTCCTTCGCGGTCGCGAACGACCTCCTGGTCGCGCTGGTGAAGGCCGCGATCTTCGGGATGCTCACCGCGGTGATCGCCTGCGACATCGGCTTGCACGCCCACGGCGGTCCCGGCGGCGTCGCGAACGCGGTGAACTCCGCGGTGGTGAGTTCGGCGCTGATGTTGTTCGCCACCAACATCATTCTCACCCAGCTGTACAACACGCTGTTCCCGACGAAGGTGGTGTGA
- a CDS encoding AIM24 family protein yields the protein MPVARVPDARHTGNRESHVNPTTPRRIGRPAVTDLARGENRPAPGDRLAVTVTCSAPVDVSALLLNAAGRVRSDADFVFFNQPVAPGVTYRHGRGAGDVVDIQTSALPGDVERVVVTASLDGNGPPTFASAGSLRATIASASSTLAFPMTGLSTETAVVCVEIYRRGGGWKVRAVGQGYDNGLAGIATAFGVNIDDEPAPPTSSPASTPPPAYRSAPPPPQQTASAPPYPPAPPQAHQPAPPPGSPPQPAYPPQPTYPPPPAYSAPSAAPPPPMPSPQQGALPMQSELFAPSHAEVTGAGIQKQGGKMIKVAVNGDVMARAGSMVAYQGDLQFQALGAGGIGRAIQQRLTGEGVPLMKVTGRGDLFVANGAADVHTIDLDGTDGLTINGANVLAFDSTLRYDIRMVQGAAGFASNAGLFNCVFTGRGRIAITTHGTPVVLNVDQPTYADPQAAVAWSSSLQTGIKRNDSFGLGRLMGRSTGEGMTLSFSGRGFVIVQPSELPPGGFLGGTGGGQEAGQSGGVLGGLFG from the coding sequence ATGCCGGTGGCGCGGGTTCCGGACGCACGACACACTGGAAACCGTGAATCGCATGTCAACCCGACGACGCCCCGACGGATCGGACGGCCTGCCGTGACCGACCTCGCCCGCGGTGAGAACCGCCCCGCGCCGGGCGATCGGCTGGCGGTGACCGTCACCTGCTCGGCTCCCGTCGACGTATCCGCGCTGTTGCTGAACGCGGCGGGGCGGGTGCGCTCCGACGCCGACTTCGTCTTCTTCAACCAGCCGGTCGCACCGGGCGTCACCTACCGGCACGGCCGGGGGGCAGGCGACGTGGTGGACATCCAGACCAGCGCGTTGCCCGGTGACGTGGAGCGTGTCGTCGTCACCGCGAGCCTGGACGGCAACGGTCCGCCCACCTTCGCGTCCGCGGGCTCGCTGCGCGCGACCATCGCCTCCGCCTCGAGCACGCTGGCCTTCCCGATGACAGGGCTGAGCACCGAGACCGCCGTGGTCTGCGTGGAAATCTACCGCCGCGGCGGCGGATGGAAGGTGCGCGCGGTCGGGCAGGGTTACGACAACGGGCTGGCCGGAATCGCAACGGCTTTCGGGGTGAACATCGATGACGAGCCGGCCCCGCCGACCTCGTCACCCGCTTCGACTCCCCCACCGGCGTATCGATCTGCTCCGCCCCCGCCACAGCAAACCGCCTCTGCTCCCCCGTATCCACCTGCCCCACCGCAGGCACACCAGCCCGCGCCGCCACCAGGCTCCCCGCCGCAACCGGCCTACCCGCCGCAACCCACCTACCCGCCGCCACCGGCCTATTCCGCCCCGTCCGCGGCGCCGCCACCACCGATGCCCTCACCTCAGCAAGGAGCGCTGCCGATGCAGAGCGAACTGTTCGCCCCCAGCCACGCCGAAGTCACCGGCGCGGGCATCCAGAAGCAGGGCGGCAAGATGATCAAGGTGGCCGTCAACGGCGACGTGATGGCTCGCGCCGGATCGATGGTCGCCTACCAGGGCGACCTGCAGTTCCAAGCGCTCGGGGCGGGCGGCATCGGCCGGGCGATCCAGCAGCGGCTGACCGGCGAAGGCGTTCCCCTGATGAAGGTGACCGGGCGCGGCGACCTGTTCGTCGCCAACGGCGCAGCGGATGTGCACACCATCGATCTGGACGGCACCGACGGTCTCACCATCAACGGCGCCAACGTGCTCGCCTTCGATTCCACCCTGCGCTACGACATCCGGATGGTGCAGGGCGCCGCCGGGTTCGCCAGCAACGCCGGCTTGTTCAACTGTGTCTTCACCGGCCGCGGCCGCATCGCCATCACCACGCACGGCACGCCGGTGGTGCTGAATGTCGACCAGCCGACCTACGCCGACCCGCAGGCGGCGGTGGCCTGGTCGTCGAGTCTGCAGACCGGCATCAAACGCAACGATTCGTTCGGGCTGGGCCGGTTGATGGGCCGCAGCACCGGGGAGGGGATGACGCTGTCGTTCTCCGGACGCGGTTTCGTCATCGTGCAGCCGTCGGAGCTGCCGCCGGGCGGCTTCCTCGGCGGCACCGGCGGCGGACAGGAAGCCGGGCAGAGCGGCGGTGTGCTCGGCGGACTGTTCGGATGA
- a CDS encoding metallophosphoesterase — protein MFTESAAVVVGIVVVGAIVLVVLIAAAVVALHWYVWRRLVRDTTVVGSPARRAGTAIVVAGPVLLVGTTVAEVADAPFALVRVIAWPGYLWGALFVYLLLALAVGEPIRRLLLRRFDHGEPVPEPVVAAEPVQSAPAPDPVPENASASDQAGPAATRLPRRVFVSRVVSGAAVAAAATTVGVGAYGVLDGPSVKRVTVPLAKLPRQAGGFRIAVVSDVHLGPILGRGFAERVVRTVNDTQPDLIAVVGDLVDGSVEHLRSAVEPLAGLRARHGAFFVTGNHEYFSGAEQWIEHVQELGMHLLANARTELPGFDLAGVNDVQGARTGRGPDFAEALGDRDRARTAVLLAHQPVLIEDAVAHGVDLQLSGHTHGGQIWPGNYLAALANPTVAGLERYGDTQLYVSRGAGAWGPPVRVGAPSDITVVELVSLQA, from the coding sequence ATGTTCACAGAGAGTGCCGCCGTAGTGGTTGGAATTGTTGTGGTCGGAGCCATCGTGCTCGTGGTACTGATCGCCGCCGCGGTGGTGGCGCTGCATTGGTACGTGTGGCGTCGCTTGGTCCGGGATACGACCGTCGTGGGCTCACCGGCCCGGCGGGCGGGCACGGCGATCGTGGTGGCGGGGCCTGTGCTGCTGGTCGGCACCACGGTTGCCGAAGTGGCAGATGCTCCGTTCGCTTTGGTGCGGGTTATCGCCTGGCCCGGCTACCTGTGGGGTGCGCTGTTCGTCTATCTGCTGCTGGCTTTGGCGGTCGGTGAGCCGATCCGCCGCCTGTTGTTGCGCCGCTTCGATCACGGCGAACCGGTGCCCGAACCGGTCGTCGCGGCCGAACCCGTTCAATCCGCGCCTGCGCCGGATCCCGTGCCGGAGAACGCCTCCGCGAGCGACCAGGCCGGACCGGCCGCCACGCGGCTACCGCGCCGCGTCTTCGTCTCGCGGGTGGTGAGCGGAGCGGCCGTCGCCGCGGCGGCGACCACCGTCGGCGTCGGCGCCTACGGCGTCCTGGACGGACCGAGCGTCAAGCGTGTCACCGTGCCGCTGGCGAAGTTACCGCGCCAGGCCGGTGGATTTCGCATCGCGGTGGTCAGCGACGTGCACCTCGGCCCGATTCTCGGGCGCGGTTTCGCCGAGCGGGTGGTGCGGACCGTCAACGACACCCAGCCCGACCTCATCGCGGTCGTGGGTGACCTGGTGGACGGCAGCGTCGAGCACCTCCGCTCGGCCGTGGAACCGCTGGCCGGGCTGCGCGCCCGGCACGGCGCGTTCTTCGTGACCGGCAACCACGAGTACTTCTCCGGCGCCGAGCAGTGGATAGAGCATGTCCAGGAACTCGGCATGCACCTGCTCGCGAATGCCCGCACGGAGTTGCCCGGATTCGACCTGGCGGGCGTGAACGACGTGCAGGGCGCACGAACCGGCCGGGGACCGGACTTCGCCGAGGCGCTCGGCGATCGCGACCGCGCCCGCACCGCCGTCCTCTTGGCGCACCAGCCCGTGCTGATCGAGGACGCGGTGGCGCACGGCGTCGATCTCCAGCTGTCCGGCCACACCCACGGGGGCCAGATCTGGCCCGGCAATTACCTTGCGGCCCTGGCCAATCCGACAGTCGCCGGGCTCGAGCGGTACGGCGACACCCAGCTGTACGTCTCCAGGGGAGCCGGGGCGTGGGGTCCGCCGGTGCGGGTGGGCGCACCGTCGGACATCACCGTCGTGGAACTCGTCTCGCTCCAGGCTTGA
- a CDS encoding DinB family protein codes for MWFGRARIRPARARRRSCRPVALGTVGIPDLEEESTVATSADVLTDAYERIKEVVHEAVDGLAEDDLGYRMDPGANSIAWLIWHLARVQDDHIADVAGTEQVWTAQGWYDRFGLPIDESATGYGDRPEGVAVIRASAQLLAGYFDAVHEQTLRFVRGLGDDDLDRVVDSRWDPPVTLGVRLVSVISDDLQHAGQAAFLRGVVERTR; via the coding sequence ATGTGGTTCGGTCGTGCGAGAATTCGCCCCGCCCGGGCACGTCGACGCTCGTGCAGGCCGGTCGCGCTGGGTACCGTCGGAATACCCGACCTCGAGGAGGAGTCGACCGTGGCTACCAGTGCCGATGTGCTGACCGACGCCTACGAGCGGATCAAGGAGGTGGTGCACGAAGCGGTGGACGGGCTGGCGGAGGACGACCTCGGCTACCGCATGGATCCCGGCGCGAACTCGATCGCGTGGTTGATCTGGCATCTGGCCCGCGTGCAGGACGATCACATCGCGGATGTGGCCGGTACCGAACAGGTCTGGACCGCGCAGGGCTGGTACGACCGGTTCGGCCTGCCCATCGACGAGTCGGCGACCGGATACGGTGACCGCCCCGAGGGCGTGGCCGTGATCCGTGCCTCCGCGCAACTGCTCGCTGGGTACTTCGACGCGGTGCACGAGCAGACGCTGCGCTTCGTGCGCGGCCTCGGCGACGACGACCTCGACCGCGTTGTCGACAGCCGGTGGGATCCGCCGGTGACGCTGGGGGTGCGGCTGGTCAGCGTGATCTCCGACGATCTGCAGCACGCCGGTCAGGCCGCGTTCCTGCGCGGGGTGGTCGAGCGAACGAGGTGA
- a CDS encoding transcriptional regulator, with protein MAQRSSLSRQRAALEQEWSRWIPAGTPQGDTALRSEVAQSWLRSLRTVDPARRHAPLAEADVAARWAESPLRTPVSELTDQLRDITEGAGYVAAITDETGTILWSHGGPVMRRRAEQVNFAPGGCWDEAHMGTNALSLALRTERPHTVFSAEHLVAALHGWVCYCAPIRAADGRQLGVLDLSTTWDRAHPLAMSTARTLVTAIETKLHHRMAAPGVRLTCLGAARLIRDGAPVRLRPRQLEILALLALEPDGWTHERLHFAVYGDRPVGASTLKSEMSHLRRATGGEITSRVYQLISPLSCDAVDVLAALEAGDTATAVELYRGPLLPDSDTPGIVQWRDYLEVGVRTAVLSSRTVEHALRYGERAPHDIEIHEHALRLLPAGDGRRALAAARLHSALRG; from the coding sequence ATGGCACAGCGCAGTTCCCTCTCGCGGCAACGCGCCGCACTGGAACAAGAGTGGTCCCGATGGATTCCCGCCGGGACACCGCAGGGTGATACCGCGCTGCGCAGCGAGGTCGCGCAATCGTGGCTGCGGTCGCTGCGCACGGTCGATCCGGCGCGCAGGCACGCGCCCCTGGCCGAAGCCGATGTGGCGGCCCGCTGGGCCGAGTCCCCGTTGCGCACACCGGTATCCGAGCTGACCGATCAGTTGCGCGACATCACCGAGGGCGCCGGCTACGTCGCGGCGATCACCGACGAGACCGGGACCATCTTGTGGTCGCACGGCGGTCCGGTGATGCGCCGCCGCGCCGAACAGGTGAACTTCGCGCCGGGTGGCTGCTGGGACGAGGCGCACATGGGCACGAACGCGCTGTCGCTGGCGTTGCGTACCGAACGGCCGCACACGGTGTTCTCCGCCGAACACTTGGTCGCCGCTCTGCACGGATGGGTCTGCTATTGCGCGCCGATTCGCGCCGCGGACGGTCGCCAGCTCGGCGTGCTCGATCTGTCCACCACCTGGGATCGCGCCCACCCGCTGGCGATGTCCACGGCCAGGACCTTGGTCACTGCCATCGAGACCAAGCTGCACCACCGGATGGCCGCGCCGGGGGTCCGGCTGACCTGTCTCGGCGCCGCCCGCTTGATCCGCGACGGCGCTCCTGTGCGGCTGCGCCCCAGGCAGCTGGAGATCTTGGCGTTGCTGGCGCTCGAGCCCGACGGCTGGACCCACGAACGCCTGCACTTCGCGGTGTACGGCGACCGGCCGGTCGGCGCGAGCACGCTCAAATCGGAGATGTCCCACCTGCGGCGCGCCACCGGCGGCGAGATAACCAGCCGGGTCTATCAGCTGATCAGCCCGCTGTCCTGTGACGCCGTGGACGTGCTGGCGGCGCTGGAAGCGGGCGATACCGCCACCGCGGTCGAGTTGTATCGCGGACCCCTGCTGCCGGACTCGGACACGCCGGGGATCGTGCAGTGGCGCGACTATCTGGAAGTCGGTGTGCGCACCGCGGTGCTGTCCAGCCGGACCGTCGAGCACGCGCTGCGCTATGGCGAGCGCGCGCCCCACGACATCGAGATCCACGAACACGCGCTGCGCCTGCTCCCCGCGGGCGACGGTCGTCGCGCGCTCGCGGCCGCCCGGCTGCACAGCGCCCTGCGCGGCTGA
- a CDS encoding aldehyde dehydrogenase family protein, whose amino-acid sequence MSYAKPGTEGSVVEFAARYDNFIGGEWTAPVEGRYFENPSPVDGQTFCEVARSSAADIELALDAAHQAADAWGARSAAERANILNKIADRIEDNLEALAVAETWENGKPVRETKAADLPLAVDHFRYFAGAVRAQEGGISEIDADTIAYHFHEPLGVVGQIIPWNFPILMATWKLAPALAAGNAVVLKPAEQTPASILKVVELIADLLPPGVLNVVNGFGVEAGKPLAASPRVAKVAFTGETTTGRLIMQYASENIIPVTLELGGKSPNIFLPDIMAADDAFLDKAVEGFVMFALNQGEVCTCPSRALIHSSIYDEFIARCVERTEAIRSGNPLDEATMIGAQASNDQYEKILSYIDIGRQEGAEVLTGGGPRKVEGFPDGFYVEPTIFAGRNDMRIFQEEIFGPVVSVTTFDSVDEALKIANDTLYGLGAGVWTRDMNTAYRLGRGIKAGRVWTNCYHAYPAHAAFGGYKKSGIGRENHRMMLDHYQQTKNLLVSYSPDKLGFF is encoded by the coding sequence ATGAGCTACGCAAAGCCGGGAACCGAGGGCAGCGTCGTCGAATTCGCGGCGCGCTACGACAACTTCATCGGCGGTGAATGGACCGCTCCGGTCGAGGGCCGCTATTTCGAGAATCCCTCCCCGGTGGACGGTCAGACATTCTGCGAGGTAGCGCGCTCCTCGGCCGCCGACATCGAACTGGCCTTGGACGCCGCGCATCAGGCGGCCGACGCGTGGGGCGCCAGGTCGGCGGCCGAGCGGGCCAACATCCTCAACAAGATCGCCGATCGGATCGAGGACAACCTCGAGGCGCTCGCGGTGGCCGAGACCTGGGAGAACGGCAAGCCGGTACGCGAAACCAAGGCGGCCGACCTGCCGTTGGCGGTCGATCACTTCCGCTACTTCGCCGGCGCGGTCCGCGCGCAGGAAGGCGGCATCAGCGAAATCGACGCCGACACCATCGCCTACCACTTCCACGAACCTCTCGGCGTCGTCGGCCAGATCATTCCCTGGAACTTCCCGATCCTGATGGCCACCTGGAAGCTCGCGCCCGCGCTGGCCGCGGGGAACGCGGTGGTGCTCAAGCCCGCCGAGCAGACCCCCGCCTCGATCCTGAAGGTGGTGGAACTGATCGCGGATCTGCTCCCGCCCGGGGTCCTCAACGTGGTCAACGGATTCGGCGTCGAGGCGGGCAAACCGCTGGCCGCCAGCCCGCGCGTGGCCAAGGTCGCCTTCACCGGCGAGACCACCACCGGCAGGCTGATCATGCAGTACGCCAGCGAGAACATCATCCCGGTCACCCTCGAGCTGGGCGGCAAGAGCCCCAACATCTTCCTGCCCGACATCATGGCCGCCGACGACGCCTTCCTCGACAAGGCGGTGGAGGGGTTCGTGATGTTCGCGCTCAACCAGGGCGAAGTGTGCACCTGTCCGTCCCGCGCGTTGATCCATTCCTCGATCTACGACGAGTTCATCGCGCGCTGCGTCGAGCGAACCGAGGCCATCCGCAGTGGCAACCCGCTGGACGAGGCCACCATGATCGGCGCGCAGGCCAGCAACGACCAATACGAGAAGATCCTGTCCTACATCGACATCGGCCGCCAGGAGGGCGCCGAGGTGCTCACCGGCGGCGGCCCGCGCAAGGTCGAGGGGTTCCCCGACGGCTTCTATGTCGAACCGACGATCTTCGCCGGGCGCAACGACATGCGGATTTTCCAGGAGGAGATCTTCGGGCCGGTCGTGTCGGTGACCACGTTCGACTCCGTCGACGAGGCGCTGAAGATCGCCAACGACACTCTCTACGGCCTGGGCGCCGGTGTGTGGACCCGCGACATGAACACCGCCTACCGGCTCGGTCGGGGCATCAAGGCGGGCCGGGTATGGACCAACTGCTACCACGCTTATCCCGCGCACGCGGCTTTCGGCGGCTACAAGAAATCCGGCATCGGACGCGAGAACCACCGCATGATGCTCGACCACTACCAGCAGACCAAAAACCTGCTGGTCAGCTACTCGCCGGACAAACTCGGATTCTTCTGA
- a CDS encoding DUF779 domain-containing protein: MPDQVHRVDFTGPAEALLRQLIEQHGPVMFHQSGGCCDGSSPMCYPRGEFRVGASDVLLGYPAADTPFWMSADQYEYWRHTHLTVDVVPGRGSGFSLEAPEGVRFLIRSRLLTDEELAVLETRPPRTGADLPQ; this comes from the coding sequence ATGCCGGATCAGGTGCACCGCGTCGACTTCACCGGCCCCGCGGAAGCGCTGCTGCGGCAGTTGATCGAACAGCACGGCCCGGTCATGTTCCATCAGTCCGGCGGCTGCTGCGACGGCAGCTCACCGATGTGCTATCCGCGCGGCGAATTCCGGGTCGGTGCCTCGGACGTGCTGCTCGGGTATCCGGCGGCGGACACCCCGTTCTGGATGAGCGCCGACCAGTACGAATACTGGCGTCACACCCACCTCACCGTCGACGTGGTGCCCGGCCGGGGTAGCGGATTCTCCCTGGAAGCGCCCGAAGGCGTGCGCTTCCTGATCCGCTCCCGGCTGCTCACCGACGAGGAACTCGCCGTCCTCGAGACGAGGCCGCCACGCACCGGGGCGGATCTGCCGCAATGA
- a CDS encoding MFS transporter — MATETVPASIGLRSERGAILGSLMLATALVALDSTVIATAVLTITDSLGGFAQFPWLFSIYLLAQAVTVPIYGKLADTVGRKPVILFGITIFALGSLLCGMATSMLGLIIFRAVQGIGAGAIQPMTMTIAGDLYTLSERARVQGYLASVWAMSSVAGPVLGGLFAEYVSWRWIFLINLPLCALAAWMLVRSFAESAPRRGQSVDYAGAALLTVGAGAVILGLLEGGQAWAWSSPVGIGIFVGGAAMLVSFVLVERRARNPILPLWVFTRRVVIASSLVSVLVGAIVLGATSYVPTFTQGVLGTGALVAGLTVGALSLGWPLAASLAGKVYLRLGFRTTALIGSGSAALGAASTLLITQHSTVWQIAASCFVIGAGMGLVATPTLIAAQTSAEWTERGVVTSANMFARSIGSAVGVAVFGAIVNSEVGPTDHPAPATLASAVHLVFVTIAAMAVVLLVAAAMMPRRSESA; from the coding sequence GTGGCGACCGAGACTGTGCCCGCGTCCATCGGCCTGCGCTCCGAGCGCGGGGCCATCCTCGGTTCGCTGATGCTGGCGACAGCGTTGGTCGCGCTGGATTCGACGGTCATCGCCACGGCGGTGCTCACCATCACCGACAGCCTCGGCGGCTTCGCGCAGTTCCCCTGGCTGTTCTCCATCTATCTGCTGGCGCAAGCGGTGACGGTGCCGATCTACGGCAAGCTCGCCGACACCGTGGGCCGCAAACCGGTGATCCTGTTCGGGATCACCATCTTCGCGCTGGGCTCGCTGCTGTGCGGCATGGCGACCAGCATGCTCGGCCTGATCATCTTCCGCGCCGTGCAGGGCATCGGCGCGGGAGCGATCCAGCCGATGACCATGACGATCGCGGGCGATCTGTACACGCTGTCGGAACGCGCCAGGGTGCAGGGTTATCTGGCCAGCGTGTGGGCCATGTCCAGTGTGGCGGGCCCGGTGCTGGGCGGCTTGTTCGCCGAGTACGTCAGCTGGCGCTGGATCTTCCTGATCAATCTTCCGCTCTGCGCGCTGGCCGCGTGGATGCTGGTGCGCAGCTTCGCCGAGAGCGCGCCGCGGCGCGGGCAGAGCGTCGACTATGCGGGCGCGGCACTGCTGACCGTCGGCGCGGGCGCGGTGATCCTCGGATTGCTCGAAGGCGGCCAGGCGTGGGCCTGGTCCTCTCCCGTCGGCATCGGCATCTTCGTGGGCGGCGCGGCCATGCTGGTGTCGTTCGTGCTGGTGGAACGCCGAGCGCGGAATCCTATCCTGCCGTTGTGGGTGTTCACCCGCCGCGTGGTGATCGCCAGCAGCCTGGTGTCGGTTCTGGTCGGCGCCATCGTGCTCGGAGCGACCTCGTATGTCCCGACGTTCACCCAAGGCGTGCTCGGTACCGGGGCGCTGGTGGCAGGCTTGACGGTCGGCGCGCTCAGCCTGGGCTGGCCGTTGGCCGCTTCGCTGGCCGGGAAGGTGTACTTGCGCCTCGGCTTTCGTACGACCGCGCTGATCGGCAGCGGTTCGGCCGCCCTCGGCGCGGCGAGCACGCTGCTGATCACGCAGCACTCGACGGTGTGGCAGATCGCCGCGTCCTGTTTCGTGATCGGCGCCGGCATGGGCTTGGTCGCGACCCCGACCCTGATCGCGGCGCAGACCAGCGCCGAATGGACCGAGCGGGGCGTGGTCACCTCGGCCAACATGTTCGCGCGTTCGATCGGCAGTGCGGTGGGCGTCGCGGTGTTCGGCGCGATCGTGAACTCCGAGGTCGGCCCCACCGACCATCCGGCGCCCGCCACGCTGGCCTCGGCGGTCCATCTGGTCTTCGTCACCATCGCGGCGATGGCCGTGGTCCTCCTGGTCGCGGCGGCCATGATGCCGCGACGCTCGGAGAGTGCCTGA
- a CDS encoding DUF4345 domain-containing protein, whose amino-acid sequence MAQAVCGIVGVFFLGMGVYALAAPVALIRPFGIHLTEPSARYEVRAVYGGFGVAMAAVLAVAAADLGSLRSGIMVAVAAALAGMALGRVAAAVLDERTAFYPNWFYCGVEALGAAVLFLTAR is encoded by the coding sequence GTGGCACAGGCCGTATGCGGAATCGTCGGCGTCTTCTTTTTGGGCATGGGTGTGTACGCGCTCGCCGCACCCGTCGCACTGATTCGGCCGTTCGGCATCCACCTCACCGAACCGAGCGCACGCTACGAGGTCCGCGCCGTCTACGGCGGCTTCGGCGTGGCGATGGCGGCGGTGCTCGCGGTGGCCGCCGCGGACCTGGGTTCCCTGCGCTCCGGGATCATGGTCGCCGTCGCCGCCGCGCTGGCGGGCATGGCCCTCGGCCGGGTGGCGGCCGCCGTGCTCGACGAGCGGACCGCCTTCTACCCGAACTGGTTCTACTGCGGCGTCGAGGCGCTCGGCGCCGCGGTCCTGTTCCTCACCGCCCGGTGA